The Nocardia vinacea genome contains the following window.
CCTTGGAGCGTTCGGGGGCGGTGCTGACTCGGGTCGCGAATGTGTTCTTCAATATCACGAGCTCCGATTCCAGCGAGACCACCGATGCGATCGAGGCCGAGGTATCGCCGAAGCTGGCGGCGCATCGGGACGCGATCTACTTGGATCCTGAGCTCTTTGCGCGGGTCGAGACGCTCTACGGCCGCCGAAACGAACTGGGCTCGGATCCCGAGGAAACGCGACTGCTGGAGCAATATCATATTCGGTTCGTGCGGGCCGGGGCTCGGCTGGATGCGGCCGGGCAGGCGCGGTTGCGTGAGTTGAATGCGGAACTCGCGACGGCGGCAACGGAATTCGGGCAGAATATTTTGGCGGCGACCAATGGTGCGACGGTGGTCGTCGAGTCGGCGGCGGAATTGGCGGGGCTGGGGCAGGCGGCCGTGGCGGCGGCCGCGGAGAACGCTCGGGAGTTGGGGCGTGACGGTGCGTGGGCGCTTCGGCTGCAGAACGTTTCGAATCAGCCCGTACTGGCGGAACTGGCCGACCGGGACGTGCGGCAGCGGGTGATGGCGGCCTCGCTTGGGCGCGGGTTGGGTGACAACGGCGCGCTCGCCGTGCGGATCGCCGGATTGCGAGCGGAACGGGCCGCGCTGCTGGGCTATTCCGATCATGCGGCGTATGCGGTCGAGGATCAGACTGCGAAAACCGCTGCGGCGGTGGAGGAAATGCTCGGGCGATTGGTCGCACCCGCGGTGGCCAATGCGGAACGCGAGGCGGCCGAGTTGGCACAGGCCATGGGTGGGCAGGAGCTGCGCTCATGGGATTGGCAGTTCTGGTCGGAAAAGGTTCGAGCCGAACGGTTTTCGGTTGACGCGGAAGCGTTGCGTCCCTATTTCGAGCTCGAACGGGTGTTGCGCGACGGTGTCTTCTTCGCCGCTGAGCAGGTGTACGGGATCACCTTCCAGGAGCGGAAGGATCTGGTCGGATACCACCCGGAGGTGCGGATCTTCGAGGTATTCGACGCGCAAGGCAGTGCGCTCGGACTGTTCCTCGGTGACTTCTTCGCGCGACCGTCGAAGCGTGGCGGGGCATGGATGAACGAATTGGTCAGCCAGTCAAGGCTTTTGGGGAAGCGGCCGGTGGTGGTCAACAACCTCAATATCGTGAAGCCGCCCGCGGGCGAACCCGCACTGCTCACCTGGGACAACGTGCGCACGCTCTTCCACGAGTTCGGGCACGCGCTGCACGGACTGTTCTCGGATGTGATGTACCCGTTCTTCTCCGGGACCGAAGTGCCGCGGGATTTCGTCGAATTCCCGTCCCAGGTGAACGAGATGTGGATGTCGCGTCCGGAGGTACTCGCCAACTACGCAAGGCATATCGAGACCGGTGCGCCGATGCCCACCGAACTGGTCGAGCGGATGGCGGAGGCCGAGCGTTTCGGTACGGGCTTCAAAACCGTCGAATATCTGGGCGCGACACTGCTGGACTGGGCGTGGCATCGCGTGCCAGCACCCGAGGCGCTGGCCGACACCGATGCCGAGGCGTTCGAGGAGGAAGCTCTGCGCAAAGCGGGTCTGGCCATCGACGCGATTCCGCCGCGCTACCGGTCCGGCTACTTCGCCCACATCTTCTCCGGCGGCTACGCGGCGGGCTACTACTCCTACATCTGGAGTGAGGTGCTGGACGCGGACACCGTCGAGTGGTTCGACGAGGGCGACGCGTCCATCCGGGAAAAGGGCGAGGCCTTCCGCCGCGAACTGCTCTCGCGCGGTGGCTCGGTCGACCCGCTCGAGGCCTTCGAATCCTTCCGCGGCCGCGCCCCCGAAATCGAACCGCTCCTGGTCCGGCGCGGTCTGTTGAACTGATTCGGGGCGCTGGAACCGGCTGTGGCCCATCCGGTTCCAGCGCGGGACGGTTATCCGAACAAGCCGCCGAGCACGCCGCCGCTTTGTCCGGCCTCCTGACCACCACCGGTGCCGCCGATGAAACCGCCCGGCGGCAGTTCCGACGGCTGCACGATGACGAAGCCACGCCCGGAGAACGACAGCGTCAGACCCTCGCCGGTGCTGCGGCCGATGAGGCGGCCGAGGCCGAAGGAGTCGTTGCGCTTGATGCCGGTGGACAGACTCGACGACCAGGCCACCGCGGCCTGTGGGTCGGCGTAGGTGGGCTGGTCGACATTGAGGACGACGGGCGAGCCGTGGGTGGTGATGGCGATGCGACCGCGTCCGGTGAACACGCAGTTGAAGAAGCCGGCGTTACTGGCGAAACCGGCTGCGCCCTGGACCCTTTGGATGTTGTAGGACAGCGAGGTATCGAAAGCCAGCACATTCGAGCCGTTGATGGTGAGCCCGTCGGTGCCGTCGAGATCGACGGTGTGTACGTCGGCGGCGGCATCGGCGAGGAAAAGATCGCCGCGACCGGACACCTGCATCAGCGGCACCCCCTCACCGGTGAGCCGCTGCTGGATCGCACGGCCGATACCGCCCGAACCGAGCGCCTTGAAATGCAGGTCACCCTGGTAGGCGACCATCGAGCCGGCCCGCGCCATGGTCTCGCCATTGACGGCGACCTTGATCATCTTGCCGCCCTGCTTCTGGATGCCGATGCCGTTGACCTCGGCGTGGCTCGGATCGAACAGTTCGCTCTGCATCGGCAGCGCTCCTTGCTGTGGTGCAATCGGTGGGGGCGGCGGCACGGCGCCGGACGGGGGATAGGCGGGCGGAACGGGAGCCTGCGGCTGGGCTGGGTATTGCGGCGGCACCGGAGCCTGTTGGTATTGCGGCTGGGCCGCAGCGGGCGGTGCTGCTTCGGGTTCGTCGTCGATATTCACACCGAACGCCGTCGCGATTCCGGCCAGCCCGTTGTCAAAGCCCTGCCCGACCGCGCGCACCTTCCACGCACCGCCGCGCCGGTAGATCTCCACGCACACCACGGCTGTCTCGGTACTGAGCCCGGTCATCGGGAAGGTCAGCGTTCCGGAATCGGATCCGATCGTCGCGGTCAGCGAACTCGCGCCCGCGAAGGTCGGCGGCCCGCTGCCGTCGAGGCTGGCCGTGACCACGACCTTGTCGACATCGGCGGGCAGTGCGGAGGTCTGCACATCGACCATATCGCCGGCACCGCGGCCGTGCCGATAGGTGACGCCGGGACCGGCCGGCTGATTGAAGAAGACGAAGTCGGCATCGGAGCGGACCCGCCCGTCGGCGCCGAGTAGCAGCGCCGACACATCGACCGGCGCTGCGCAGGTGACGGTCACGATCATCCGGTCGCCGGGTGCGGGTCGATTTTCCCCGCGTGCGAGTGCGGTCACGGCGGACCGCCCCGGTCGATATGTCCGAGTGGCATGCGATTCACGGGATCAAGTGTGTCGCGAGTCCCGTCCGATTGCCACCACCCGTGATAGATCCGGCCACGGCGGCCTGCGCAGCACCGCGAGCGTGGCGATGACCGCGGCCAGCAGACCGATCAATTCGCCCATCAGCGCGATCCGGGTCGCATCGACCGCGGGTGTCCAGCTGACCACTCCGTCATGGACCACGAACGCACCCACCGGACGAGTGGTGCGCAGCAGACCGCCCGTCCTGGTGACGGTGATGATCGTGGTGCCGTCGGAAGTTTCGTACGGCTGCCCGTAGGCGAGCGAATCCTCCACTGTCCGTAGTGAATTCAATTGGCTTCGAAGCATTGATTCCTCCCCTCGATGCGGAACCAGCGGTGGCGCGGCCCCCTTGGAGTATCGGTGGCACCACCAAATGTGGCAAGGGTGCCCTGCTACGGGGTGTGGTACGAAGTTGCGGGATTTGGCGGTGAGAGGCGTGTGGGTTGTCGGCGAGGCTTTTGCGGTGGTTGGTGCTGGTAGCGGTCGGGGCGGCGCTGATCACCGTGCCCGGGGCGCAGGTCGATCCGACGTACCGGTTCTATCACCAGCGACTGCATTGGCATGCCTGCGGTATCGATGATTTGGACAAGGCTGGGGCCGAATGCGCGGATGTGCTGGTGCCGCTCGATTATCTGCGGCCCTACGATCGCACGCTGAAGATCGCGATATCCCGGGTCCGGGCCACCGATCCGGATCAGCGCCATGGCGTCCTGCTGGCCAATCCGGGTGGTCCCGGCGCATCGGGTCTGGACACCGTGGATCTGCTCGGTGACGTGCTCACCCCGCCGGCGCGGGCCCGTTTCGATCTGATCGGTATGGATCCGCGTGGTGTCGGTGGCTCCGGGCGCACGCCGCGCTGCGGATGGCCGGTGGGCGAAATGATCCATTCGGCGGGTCTGACTTCGCAGGGCTTCGCGCGGGAAACCGCGCTGGCGTCGGATATGGCCGAGGGCTGTCTGGCCGATGACCCGGTGAAGGTGCGCCAGCTCACCACCCGCAATACCGCTCGCGATATGGATGTCATCCGAGTAGCGCTGGGCGAGCCGAAGCTCAGCTATTACGGCGTTTCCTACGGCACCTACCTCGGTGCGGTATTCACCCAGATGTTTCCGGAACGCAGCGACCGGATGGTGTTCGACAGCGCTATCGATCCGGATCGGTATTGGACCGGGCTCGTCCAGGATTGGGGTCCGTCGGATGAGCGGGCGATCGACGAATGGTCGAATTGGGCTGCGGGACAGGATGATACGTATCACTTCGGTTCGACCCCGACCGAAGTTCGTGCATCGCTGACGGAGCTGCTCGCCGCGGCGGCACGGCAACCGATCGTGATCGACGACTTCCCGATCGACGATCACTGGCTGCCATTTCTATTGCACAACATGGTGACCGATTTCCGGCGTAACCAAGCGCTGGCCGAAACCTTGCGTGAGATCGCCGATGCGGCGGGCGGCCCGCCCGTGGTGGCGCGGGCGCCACGTCTGCAAATCGTCTTGCAGGCCTTGCGATCCGAGGAGAACTCCGTCTTGGCCCAGATCGCCTGCGGTGATGCCGCGGCACCGACAGATCCGGCGTGGTACGCGAGCAATATCGAAGCCAGCCGTGCCACGCAGCCGATATTCGGTCCGCTGGCCAACAATATCCAGCCCTGCGCATTCTGGCCCCGACCCGTCGAACCCGCAACCACCGTGCGGAATTCGGTTCCCGCCCTCATCCTGCAGGCGACCGGTGACGCCCGAACCCCGTATACCCACGGTGCCCGACTGCATCAGCACCTATCCGAATCCCGCATGGTCACACTGCAGGACATCCGCATCCACATGACCTTCCGCCCCGACCTGAGCGCCTGCGTCAACAATGCGATCAATACCTACTACGCCGACGGCGCCCTGCCCGCCGCCGACGTCACCTGCCACGCAGACCAGTAGGGATCAACCGGGCACGACGGCCCAGGAGTGATACCGCGACGCCGCATTCCAGAGGAAGAAGCTGTTCGTCCCCGCCGCCGCCGCGGCATCGATCTGCGCCTTGACCTCGGCATCGCCGTAGTTCACCCCCAGGCTGAAATCCTGTAGCCACGGAATGACTTTCGCGCCGGTACCGTCGGTCTGCTCGAAGAAGTCGGCCAGCGATCGGAGAATAATGTCGTACGGCTGGGCATTGGGGTTCGCGACACCGTATTCACCGGCATTCCAATGCGACGGGTAGAGCATCGGAGCCACATAGTCGACATACCGAGCGATCGCCGGAATATCCTGCGCGATCTCATCCGGGCGCGTCGCCGCGATGCCGAACACGGCGGCACCGAGATTAGCGCCTTTGTCGCGTACCGGATCCCGGCTCTCGTGCAGGAACTCGGCGATGGATGCACTGGGCGTGACGGTCAGCCCCGGAAACTGCATCTGCGACAGTGCACCATCCGGCCGCCGGACATAGTCGTACATTATTCCGTCGAAGCCGAGCTCGGCCGCCTCGGTCGCGAGATCGATGTTGTACTTGCGGATTTCGGGATTGGCGAAGTTGGTGAAAGCGATCGCACCGTACTGGCTGGCATACGGCTGACCGGAGGGATTCTGGATGACCCAGTCCGGATGTCCGCCGTGCCATGCCCATTCGGCCATGGTCGGATCGCGGAAGGCCACGATCCGCCCGACCACCCGCACATTCATCTCGTGCAGTTGTCGCAGTGCGGCGCGCACATCGTAGATATTGGTGGCCGCACCCGCCTGCTGTGCCAGCGGTACCTGCGAGTCGTAGCCGATGACCCCGTCCTCATCCTTGATATCGAGCTGAACGGTGTCGATGCGCCCCTCGCGGGCCATATCCAGAATGGGCTCGCGTAAACCCTCGTATGCCCATCCGTACGCCGTGATATGCACGGCCTTGACCCGGGGCATATCGACCGAGGTCGTAATCGCCTGCGTCGCCTTGTTTCCCGCCGCATCGACCGCGGTCACCGCACCGCCCACCGGTGTGCGCGGCAGTGTGATCTCGAAGGTGCCGTCCGCGGCGGGGGTGACCGACTGCGCGCCGACGGAAACGTGCACCGCACCGGATTCCTTGCCGCGCAACGTGATCGGCTGACGATACGATCCGGCCGTACCCGGCTGGGTCACCTCGAGTTTCGGCGCCTCGGTATCCACGGTGAAGGTCGCCGTGACCCCCGGACCGGCGCTGAACAGGCCGAGTATGCCCCCGCGTGGTATCTCGGCGGTGAACTTGTGGTCGCCATCGGTGAGCGGTCCGGGCCGGTACACCATCGAATCGCCTTCGACCGTGCCGTTCACCGCCTTGCCGTCGAGTTCGAGCCGCATATCGTTCGGGTTGTGGCCGTGGGCGTCCACACGCAATACCAGACCGGTCAGCGTGCCGGCACCGACGACTCCGTCCGGTAATCCGGCCAGCGCCAAACCCGCGGGCTCGGACCGATTGGCGCCGATGATCACGGATGCGATGAGGATTGATAAAACTCCGATAACCGCTATTGCCGCGAGCCGCCATCGCCCGGTAACTCGGACCAATTTGTCCAACGCGCACACCAACTTTCATCCATCGCTATTGCCTAACTATCTACCTCGGACAGCTCCATCGGGCGTGGTTATGCCGATTCGCAACCGAGATTCCATGCGACCGCGTACCGTTCGATCGGTGGTGCGGTGCTCGGCTATCGGAACTCGGGTTGTCCTGTCGGCCTTGATATTCGCAACGGCCACCGCATGTGGTGCAGCGCCGGCTCCGGTCCCGGCGGCCATCGAAAAGGTTCCGGTGGCCACATCGACGCCCGATCCGATTGCGGTGGGAGCCAACGAACTCGGACTCGTCCCCATCCTGATGTACCACCAGGTGACACCGACTCCAGTCGGCGAATACGACCAGACTCCGGAGAAGTTCCGCGCCGAACTCGAGCGGTTGTACCGCGAGAACTACCGACCGGTGACTGTCGCCGATTACATCTCCGGCCATATCGACATCCCCGCGGGCACCCACCCGGTGGTGCTCACCTTCGACGACTCCACCATCACCCAACTTCGGTTCACCGAGGACGCAAAGGTGGCCCCGGACACCGCGATCGGGATTCTCGAGGAGTTCGGTGTGCGCAATCCGGACTTCCGGCCCACCGCAACGTTCTACGTCAATAACGAGCCGTTCGCCGGTGATGCGCGTGCACTGCCCTGGCTGGCCGCCCACGGATACGAAATCGGCGCGCACACCGCGAGCCACGCCAACCTCGGTCGCCTGGACAGCACCGGAGTGCAGCGCGAGCTGGTCGAGAACCTGCGCGCGATCACCGCCGCGGCCCCCGGCAATCGCGTGCGCACGATGGCCTTACCGCTCGGCATCTTCCCCACCGATCGTGCACTCGCCACAGCGGGAAGCTGGGACGGCACTCCTTACACCTTCGAGGCCGTGCTGCTGGTCGGCGCCGAGCCCGCACCCTCTCCATTCGGCCAGGTCGATCCCGCCGGCGTGCCGCGCATCCGATCGGGGAAGGCTGAGGTCGACTTCGCCTCCGCCTACTGGCTCGACCGCCTCGACCAGCATCCGGACCAGCGCTACACCTCCGACGGCAACCCGAACAAGATCTCGGCCCCCGAACTCCTTGCCGACGAGGTGAATCCGCGCTGGCGCAGCCAGTTCAACCCCTATTGACATGTATGCGCAGAGTTTGCGCGACTGTCTGCGGGCGATGATGGTCAACTCACGGCCATTGGCTGTCGGCGATCCGGTGCCGAGCGACACGGATCCGCTCGGCCGCTGAGGCATTGGATATCGGATGATCCCACCAGGCCGTTTCGCCTTGGGTGGCCGTATGTATATTAGCGAGCGCAACTAGTTACAGGGGATCGGCGTGGGGGCAGATCGCTTGTGGCGCAGTGTGCCAACTGCTCGACCGGCTCGACTCAGGTTTCGAGACACTTCCACCACGGATAGCCGACCAGAACTAGGGCTCATATTATGACGAATTCGACCACCCAGGCCCCGGCAAAGTCGCCGGACCTGGATGCCGGTGAGGGTACGTCACTGTCGCACCGGCAGATCCTGACCATCCTGTCGGGACTGCTGCTCGGCATGTTCCTCGCCGCGCTGGATCAGAACATCGTGAGCGTCGCGATCGTGCGGATCGCCAACAGCCTGGACGGATTCGACGAACAGGCCTGGGCGACCACGGCATATCTGATCACCGCGACGATCACCACCCCGCTGTACGGCAAACTGGCCGATATCTACGGCCGAAAGCCGTTCTACCTCACCGCGATCGGACTGTTCGTCATCGGTTCGGTGGCCTGCACCTTCGCCACCTCGATGTACGAACTCGCCGGATTCCGCGCCTTCCAGGGTCTGGGCGCGGGTGGGTTGATGTCATTGGCGTTCACCATCATCGGCGATATCGTGCCCGCCCGGGAGCGGGTGCGCTACCAGGGCTATTTCATGATGGTCTTCGGTACCTCGACGGTGCTCGGGCCGGTGCTCGGCGGTTTTTTCTCGAACTACGACCAGCTCTGGGGTCTCGAGGGTTGGCGTTGGGTGTTCCTGGTCAACGTGCCGATCGGCGTGCTCGCGCTCGGCGTGGTCGCCAAGGTGCTCAACGCCCCGCATCAGCGCCAGGATCACCGCATCGACTGGTTCGGCGCGGTCGCATTGACGACCTGCGTGGTGCCGCTGCTGATCGTCGCCGAACAGGGCCGGGATTGGGGGTGGAGCTCGCAGCGCGCGCTCATCTGCTACGGGATCGGTGCGGGCGGGCTGCTGCTGTTCGTGCTCGTCGAATTCCTGATGAAGGATGCGGCGCTGATTCCCCTGCGGCTGTTCAAGAATTCGACCTTCAGCGTGACCATCGCGGGCGGATTCATTGTCGGGATCGCGATGTTCGGCGCGATCGTCATGGTGCCGCAGTACTTCCAAGTGGTGCGCGGATATTCGCCGACCAGATCGGGTCTGCTGATGCTCCCGCTGGTGCTCGGGATCATGTTCGGCTCGCAGCTGGCCGGATTGACCACCAAATTGACCGGGCGCTACAAGATCCTGCCGGTGATCGGGACATTCATCATCGCGGTCGGCGCGGCGCTCTACGGGCAAGTGCATTACGACAGTCCGCTATGGCAGCCGCTGGTCTACGGCGGCGTCATCGGATTCGGGCTCGGTTGCTGCATGCAGACCCTGATCATCGCGGCGCAGAATGCCGGTCCGCGTTCGGATATGGGTGTGTCGACGGCGTCGGCGACCTTCTTCCGGCAGATGGGCGGCACCCTCGGTGTCGCGGTATTCCTGACCATCCTGTTCAACCTGTTGCCGCACCGGATCATCGACGCATTCGGTGGTGCGCTGCCCGCTGGCTTCGATGCCGCGCAGTTGAGCACCATGCAGAGCAATACCAGCGGGATCGCGGCGCTGCCGGACGAGCTGAGGGTGCCCATTCTGATCGGGTTCACCGATGCGATGCACGGCGTCTTCTATGCCGCCGCGGGGGTGGCGCTGCTGGCCTGCCTGGTGCTGATGTTCATGAAAGAGATTCCGCTGCAGGATAATCCGGCCCCCGCTGTGGAGTCGGTAACCCTGGAGGCCGAATCCAGTTGGGACGAGGCACAGGTTTGGGAGGGTGCCGCCGAGGTGCTCTCCGAACCCGAACCGGTGCTGGCGGGTGCGGGCGGCCGAATTTCGGTGGATCACGACGGCAATGGTGTGTATGTGGCCGCCGTTGTGCCGCAGTCGCATTCGAGCCTCGAATACGAAGGTGCATCGATCGGCGGCCGGGTCGGACGCGAGGACGGCAGACCGGTGCCCGGCACCGTGCTGACCCTGATCGACCAACGGGGACACCAGGTTTCGCGCGCGACCGGGGATGCCGACGGCGGCTACCGGATCGAGGCGCCCGCCGCGGGCAACTACGTCTTGATCGCATCGGCGACCGGACATCGGCCGGAGGCGGTCAGCGTGGCCATCGGACAGCGCTCACAGCTGCTCGACCTGACCCTCACCGGCTCCGGCGAATTGTCCGGTGTGGTCCGTTCGGCCGGTCGCGGTACTCCGCTGCCGGGTGCCACTGTCACACTGACCGATATCCACGGTGACGTCGTCGGCGCGGCGATCACCGCGGGCGACGGCGCGTATGTCTGCCATGGCGTCGTCTCGGGCACCTACACCCTGGTGGCGGTCGCCGAACACATGCGCCCCAGCGCCACCACCCTCACCATTCCCGACAGCGGTCTCCTACATCACGACATCGATATGGCATCGATGGCCGTGCTGGCCGGATCCGCCTGGGCCGACGGCGACCGAGCCGTCCCGGACATCCAGATCACCGTCCTGGACGCATCCGGTGACCTCACCGCCAGTGCCCGCACCGACGCCAACGGCCGCTACCTGGTAACCGACCTCCCCGAAGGCCACTACACCGTAATAGCCCGCGGCTACCCACCGGTCACTACCCGAGTAACAGTCTCCGGCGGCGAGGTAGCCCACGACGTCCGCCTCGGCTACGAGCCCGCCGAAGCCCCGGACCCGCGCTGACACCAGCTCAGAATTTCGCCGCCAACCGGCAGACGCTCTCGAGCAGCGGAAATGTTCGCGACCGATCTCCCCGGATATCCACCGTCTACTCGAGCCGCATCGATGCGTAGGCGAATGCGTCAGGCGAGTCGTTGTCGCGGATATCTACGCCGTTGAAACGGTCGAAGTGAGTGTCGGCGGAGATAGGGTAGTTCTGGTTTCCTTTGTTGGCCTTTAGATTTCCGAGATCTGCATAGTAGGGCTTGTCGAGTTCGGGCCAGGGGTGGAGTTGTTCGGTGAGCCATACGTGCAGGTTCGGGGCGTTGGTGAGGTCGAGGTTTTCCAGGCGGAGGAGCTTTGTGCCGTCGGATAGTTCGAGGAGTACGGCTGTTCCGCTCGTGACGTGTTGTTGCGGGGCGAAGGTGCCTTTTGCGAGGGTTCGCACCACGTTCGTCGGTATCGGGTCGTTCACCGTGCTCTGGTCGTCACCTTTGGAATCGACGGACCGCTGGCACGACACCAGCACGACTCCGATGGCGATCAGCACTGCCACCGCCATCCGCGTCTTCGATGTGGACATGACTTTCCTCCCCGGAATCCTCGTCGCGTGACCGGCCCCCCTTGCTCTGTTCATTGCCAAGAGGCGCTCTGGCGTTACCGCACCCGCTCAGTCGACGTGCGGCAGCACCTCCGCGGCTATGCGCTCCATTTGAGCGGCCTCGTCGAACAGCGGGTTGATCAGGATCATTTCGGCCCCGGCGCCGGCCACCTCGCGTAGGCCCTGGATGCAGTCCTCAGGCGTGCCGTGTACGGCGACGGGCAGCAGGGTTTTTCCGAATTCGCCGTAGAAGTCGGAAAGGGCGGTTGCCATGCGCTGTTCGGCCCGCGCCGGGTCGTCGTCGACCGCGATGTAGACACGTTTGGCGATGCGGAAATCCGATGGGTCGCCAGAGTTTTCGGCCAGGGTCTCGCGCACGTACCGGACCTGTTCGGCGAATTTGGCCGTCGTACTCGAACCAGCGCCGAAGAATCCGTTGCCGTGCCGAACCGCCCGCCGCAATGCCGCGGGTGTGCTGCCGCCGAACCACAGTGGCGGATAAGGCTTCTGGAACGGTTTCGGCTCCATGGTGGCATCGGTCAGCTGCCAGAACTCGCCGTCGATGTCGATCCGCGGCTGGGTCCACAGTGCCTTCATGACGCGCAGGCCCTCGTTGAAGCGGGTCACCAGATTGTCGGCGGGGTCGACATCGAAGGCGGAGAACATCCGGTTGCGTCCGCCGATCCCGACGCCGATCTCGAGCCGGCCGCGCGTGAGCTGGTCCAGCGTGCTGATGCGTTTGGCGAGGTGCACTGGATTGTGGAGCGGTGTCACGAACACCGCGCATCCGAAGCGCAACCGCTCATTGCATGCGGCCGCGAAGGTCAACAACTCGATCGGACTCAGATTGGGCGCGGATCCGAGCAGTTGCTCGGTCGTCCATGCGCTCTCGAAGCCGAGCGCTTCGGCTCGATCGAGGTAGGCCCGCAGATTTTCCGGTTGGAACGATCCGTCGGGAATGAGCTGCGGAACCGAAATGGCGTATCGCACCGTCGGAGCCTAACTCGCGCATCGAAGCAGCCGTTGCGGGTGATCTCGAGCCAGACCTGAACATGCCGGTAACTCGACTGTAACCACCCGCCGAGCCGCAACCGTGCTCGCAGGCTAGATTATCCGAAAGCCGTTATCCCAGAGAGGAAATCACCCCCGTGGGGCAGTTCTGCAGAGCCGTCTTCCTGGACGCCGACCACAAGCTGATCGGGTATCTGGAACCCAAGATCCGATTCCTGAGACGCGCCTGGATCGGCGACGACTTCGTCCAGGGTGTGGAGCGCCTCCTGACGGTGCCGACGCGGGTGGTGTGGGCCGGACCGCAGGTGGGGGAGCAGACCGGCCTCTACGACAAGGCCGCCTCCGTCGCCCCGCTGGTCGCACCGCAAAACGGCTTCATCGGCCGCTACATCCTCAATCATGACAAACGCACCTATGTGGACAAGGCGACGGTCCGGCACGGCGACGACCGCCACCGCATCCACCCGCTGCCGATGCTCACTGCGGAAGGCGCGGATTGCGCCGACGGCGATGCCGCACTGGTCGGTACCTGGTCCGGGGATCGCATCTCGATGAGCGCCACCGTGCCCACCGGCTTC
Protein-coding sequences here:
- a CDS encoding MFS transporter, coding for MTNSTTQAPAKSPDLDAGEGTSLSHRQILTILSGLLLGMFLAALDQNIVSVAIVRIANSLDGFDEQAWATTAYLITATITTPLYGKLADIYGRKPFYLTAIGLFVIGSVACTFATSMYELAGFRAFQGLGAGGLMSLAFTIIGDIVPARERVRYQGYFMMVFGTSTVLGPVLGGFFSNYDQLWGLEGWRWVFLVNVPIGVLALGVVAKVLNAPHQRQDHRIDWFGAVALTTCVVPLLIVAEQGRDWGWSSQRALICYGIGAGGLLLFVLVEFLMKDAALIPLRLFKNSTFSVTIAGGFIVGIAMFGAIVMVPQYFQVVRGYSPTRSGLLMLPLVLGIMFGSQLAGLTTKLTGRYKILPVIGTFIIAVGAALYGQVHYDSPLWQPLVYGGVIGFGLGCCMQTLIIAAQNAGPRSDMGVSTASATFFRQMGGTLGVAVFLTILFNLLPHRIIDAFGGALPAGFDAAQLSTMQSNTSGIAALPDELRVPILIGFTDAMHGVFYAAAGVALLACLVLMFMKEIPLQDNPAPAVESVTLEAESSWDEAQVWEGAAEVLSEPEPVLAGAGGRISVDHDGNGVYVAAVVPQSHSSLEYEGASIGGRVGREDGRPVPGTVLTLIDQRGHQVSRATGDADGGYRIEAPAAGNYVLIASATGHRPEAVSVAIGQRSQLLDLTLTGSGELSGVVRSAGRGTPLPGATVTLTDIHGDVVGAAITAGDGAYVCHGVVSGTYTLVAVAEHMRPSATTLTIPDSGLLHHDIDMASMAVLAGSAWADGDRAVPDIQITVLDASGDLTASARTDANGRYLVTDLPEGHYTVIARGYPPVTTRVTVSGGEVAHDVRLGYEPAEAPDPR
- a CDS encoding LLM class flavin-dependent oxidoreductase; this translates as MRYAISVPQLIPDGSFQPENLRAYLDRAEALGFESAWTTEQLLGSAPNLSPIELLTFAAACNERLRFGCAVFVTPLHNPVHLAKRISTLDQLTRGRLEIGVGIGGRNRMFSAFDVDPADNLVTRFNEGLRVMKALWTQPRIDIDGEFWQLTDATMEPKPFQKPYPPLWFGGSTPAALRRAVRHGNGFFGAGSSTTAKFAEQVRYVRETLAENSGDPSDFRIAKRVYIAVDDDPARAEQRMATALSDFYGEFGKTLLPVAVHGTPEDCIQGLREVAGAGAEMILINPLFDEAAQMERIAAEVLPHVD
- a CDS encoding DM13 domain-containing protein, whose translation is MAVLIAIGVVLVSCQRSVDSKGDDQSTVNDPIPTNVVRTLAKGTFAPQQHVTSGTAVLLELSDGTKLLRLENLDLTNAPNLHVWLTEQLHPWPELDKPYYADLGNLKANKGNQNYPISADTHFDRFNGVDIRDNDSPDAFAYASMRLE